The DNA region gtcgcgtggacgcgactctatagttcattatgtcggtcggtcggtctgtctgttggtccggtatcactatgcgttttagcacgcgacttatggctgttggccttgttatttcTTACTTTCCACTGTATTTTGAAATTTGGTgcaataaatgatatgatatttGTCTATAGGAAAGACATAGTAAAgatgcatatacagtatacattgttGTCTATAGTTATTTCTTGTATACAATTACTTTACTAACCGTGAGAAGGAGTTGTCAAAGACCAGAGTGTACGTTCCAGCCTGTTTGGTGGTCAATTCACCCTGAATAGCTTCACGATGAGAATTGCACCGACATAGTGGAATCAGCTCCTCTATAGCAGCACCCTCTGACATGCCTTGAAACAGCACAGCAAAAGCGACACTCTGAAAAACAACAAATGTGAAAATTCAACTAGACCATTCAATTCAGCAGTAGTCGTATATTATTGGACCAGATTCTGTCTAATTTGGTAGTGAGATAAAGGTTGACTCACgatatcttattttatttatttttatttattttattcaattttcaggcacaaaaatacaaaacaacaagacagcggtgcagcaccctgaggattgccatgagtgcaaagcactatcgagatggctctccatatactgcacttcAACACCTTAAAgtgtctttcacacctgttccagcACGGTTTTGGTCCGGTGAATCGAGCTGGGTGATATTATCGCCCAGTGGCGTAACACAGAGGGCTAAGGCCCCTTGTGAGGAACTGCTGTAGGCCTTGGGCGTTTTCGACATATTtaaatgcctgttttttcctcaggacactgctcaggggcccctGCGTTTAGTAAGTAAGCACTCATAGCCTAGGTGTGAAAAACCCTTAATAAATTTCCCATTGCTGgtatgatattatttttattttaactgaaAAGCATTATAATCAGTTGTTTACCTTCGGACTTGATTTAAACTCCCACAAAATGCTTACTCCAGGTTCGTCCACCATGATGGGGATTCCGTGACCAACTCCGGCATCAATGTCAAGTTCAATGAACTCATCAGAGTTTTCCTCAATATTTGCTACTGTTTTTGTATCCCACATAACCAAACTGTAAGACAGAAAGTCAACATTAGCGTTGTAACGCACAACTCTTTTAACTCCAATCCTAAGCcttaaatgagacttagtttataagcatgataaattattctAAATAGTTTATCTTTCCTGTAATTgacgaaaaaaaatattaattattatactggTTTTTCTTATTTATCTGCTTCTTATGCAAATTGGTTGAATTTTAGTAGAACTTTGGCAAATTTGGACACCTACTGTACAAAGCGTCTCCTTATAGGGTGTCCTATAATAGCTGTTCGATTGGTCTCCTTTTTTTTTCCGTTTTGcaaaattttgttgttgtttttagtttcaTGGCTGCATTTCTCATGGCTTTCActagcgccttgagcactttgtggatatgtATGCgctataaatcttattattattattattattattgccgTTGATTCATTTCACAGgatagtgtccccttaataggtgatCTATAGACTTgacccaagtctgtatttatggtcttttttatgttagtccaccagttaacgtttcaatttttgtctgctcaagtagtatacatatgaatttatttatcttttcactaatattaagtaaaaactccgtctggaacccaaaCTACTGTATAGTAGGTGCTCTACTGCAGTTACCTTTCTTCGTTAACTGTTCTTGTCTGTGTTTCGTCATCATCCTCAATAACTCTAATCACGCTGATTTCATCCTCACTTATGATTGAGAACTCATCTCCTTCTGCCTTGGTAGGAGTGCCTGCTGGGGACCTCTGTAGCAATGGTGAATTGGGAACATTCTGAATGTGTTGATCactgtaaataaaaattggaagatattgattattatttctagtgagtgagtggccgagtggttaagacagaagaaccgtaattacgtagtcATAACAttggcaggggttcgaggctcattCACTTCATGGTTCTGTTGGTAGAaagagtcttctcggataaggaccaTAAACCGtatgtccagtgtacacatctagctcgtgtgcactttaaagaacctagtacatctttcaagacgagtagggggttaccccggtgtattagtacatcacagccactgatcaccaactgggccctctgggagaccagtctttgaagaggttacccagtataaatatatatttttattattattatttcaaaaataattatcaaGGGTGATGGTTGACCTAGAAGCACACACTCTCCTTTTGacaactgaaaataaataaatctatttttgacagactattaatattatatgtcAAAGTACCACCACCCTTAAACAAATCTTGGATATGCCTCTATCAATACACAACTTTCAACcagtttatataataattaataataataattaataattaattaattaataattaattaataaagttTCCATTacactttatttgttttttccttttgtttctgatgcaataataataattttgacttTTAAGAGCATAATTCATAAAGCCTCTATGTGCTTCACATAAGAATAAAGTAatccatgaaataaataaaataaaagaaattgaaaggTCCCATTACATAGTTGGGTACAGTATGTATTGGCCACACACCTTGTGAGAAGACTGCCCCCAATCTCACTCTCAGTCGGTGACTGTTCTTGGTTCTGAGGTGAATAGTTAGACCTGGCTAAATTATCTTGATAAACTTCTTGTTCACTATAAGTCTTTGTATTGTCTTCACCATCGTCATCGTCGTCGCTCTGGACCAATAGGGATATGCTATTTGACCTAGGCCCATCAGTCTCTTTGTTATGCTCATGCTTTATAAAACACAGCTCGCAAACTCGAACCtttttactataaaaaaaatataacaaatattatattgggaataattttgtatttctgTTACTAGTAGTAAACATACATTTggaagctttgtctacactgtcaaactagtttgacaaaaaagtgtgatgtgcccaaatatggtagtgatatgccaaaatatggtagtgatatgacatcatcatgtccatatatgggcacatagtAGATATTTCGCtccattattattttgatttgatgaGTTGATTTGTATTTTTGGCAGAATAAATattacagaaacaaaatataaaactaaacaaaatgCCAATGGATTCATAATATAACCTTACTTGCTAGAAGATGACATCACAAAATGATTAGAGCACTTGCTGCAAAAGATGCGTCCACAAAGTCTGCAATGATGGCGCCGTACTGTCAGACCAAACTCTGCATCACATTGCATACAATTAAGAACCTGCAAAacataatgaatattcattaacatGCTGGCTCATGTGTAAGCCCATCTAGTGGCAGATTATTACAGAATTAACACATGCATTACTTTTTTACAGCTCTGtcactacactatcaaactttatgtgacaaaaaagtgtgatgtgctcaaatatggtagtgatatgctcaaatatggtagtgatatgacatcatcatgtccatatttgggcacatcacattttgtcacataaagtttgatagtgtagacagagcttaagtaactTACATCCTTGTCTTCTAACCAACGTTCAGATGCTTTTTGTTTCAACATGTAATCTAGTTTCTCTGTTCTCTGCCACAGTGTATCCTTTTCtctaatacaaaaaaaaatgttgttacaaAATCACTTCAAAACAAGGATTTtcatatgaatgaataaaaatattccaAGCCAGCTCACTTATTTGAACTTGAAAATTGTAGAGTTGGCCACTAACTTTAAGCTTGTTTACTCAAGTAAAGTAACTGAGAAATTATTACAGataactctcccaataccagacagcTTTGGactggccaaatatgtctgaTTTTCTAGAAAGTCttgtattcagaatgtgtttttaatggtaaaaattaattGGGGACAGATTGGacttcaagaaaagtctggtattggaagAGTTTCCAGTTTTTTTTAGAGAGTACGGTATTGGGAAAGTTGAATGTACTGTATTACTGGGTTTTATGGTGTaggtatatttaaataaatgttataataaaagaTATGAGACCTTAGTAGCTTGATAAGTCTTTTCTTCAAATCTCTATTATCAGTGGTGAGCTGCGTTATGTTTGTTTCCAATTTCACCTCCCTGTCTGTTTTGTCATCACGAAGAACTTCAAAATCATGCTGTAAAGTTGcgaaatattattatacagtacaagtATACAGTTCATACAtcttataaaacatttatatttgataataaatgtacaaatacaattaaaacCATAATATGATACTTACCCGCAGGTTTGCTGCAGTAGATTTCTCTTGCTCCAGTAATCGGCTTAACTATGTTTATGGAGAAACAAAGTTAACGTTAGTAGATTTTATTTGTCAATTAAAATTTATGTTCTGTCAAAAACAATTTAGGAGAAGTCCATATGCACTTCCAGATTTCCCTAGTCTGGAGTCACAGTATATGATTCTAAATAGCATGACAGAATGAAATGTTTACATAACATACCTCTTGAGACTTGGTAACCGTCACCTCTAGTTCTTCTTTACAACACACTAACTTGTGGTTTGCAACAGTAAGCTGTCATTGTCAAGAAATATTTTAGAAATTAGAAGAAAATTGTGTGATTGTGCAGAGAAGAGGACAATTGCATTATGGGTACTGGTGATGTATAACAGTGTGAATGTGCAGAGAAGAGGACAATTGTATTGTGGGTACTCAGGGGCGAATCTAGGATTTTGATAAAGAGGGGCCGATATGGGAAAATAATCGTCTAGGGGGGTCTGGCATGCTCCCCTGGAAATTTTTTTTCTAGACGTCCGGAGATAGCATCTGAGGCGTTTTGGCCAGTCGATTTTTGTCATATAATTATTGGAATATAGTGGGTTTTATTGGTTTTTTGTTGtgcctaaagcctgttttcccgTCGCGAATGTTGACACATTTTTTACGCGATCGTTGCTGGGACACATGGACGTAAAGTTTTGCAATACCAAGATCGGTCACATGCAGCCGGGCCcgtgtgaaaattgaaaaagttatgGGTTTTGATGCTTCAACCCAGCCAGCCTAGGACATGTTTTTGCTGATATTTTAATCTAGTctttacactaaagacaaacattaaataaaaattgtttttatattaaaatttagttttacttacacttgttattttgaaatatcagacTTTAAAAGAATAGGGCCTACAAAAAACATTGTCgcgtttaaaaaaatcaagaattgtcagcgcgtacgtttttttcacaaacaatgatgacgtaatttatgaactatttgattggtcagtcagTTTTACCGATCTTATCGTTGAACTAGGTTTAacttttacaaaaaattgaagatttcaacgatttttaatgttgatttgtacccccttttcctgtaaaatcgtgtgtaatgtaaatgtaaatgggtgcataatatatatattacaaaagGGGGGACCGGGGCCGGCCCGGCCCCCCTAAATCCGCCTCTGGTACTGTTGATGTATAACAGTGTGAATTTGCAAAGAGGACAATTGCATTGTGGGTACTAATGGTTAATGGGGAGAAAAAGAAAGGTAGAGCCAACTATTTTATGTGATTATCTACCGATTATTATACCTCTTCTGCTTGTTGTAGACGTCCTTCTTCAAGCTGTCTCCGAACAGTTTCTAGATCAGTCTCAAGGTTGATAACAACTTTTTCTTGTTCTTGTTCCTTTACTTTCAATCTAATGATGATTTCTTCTTGTTCTTTGTGTTCCTAATGTTATAAAaaccacacatttttttgtcacgtaaagtttgatagtgtggacagagcttaggTAATTCAGTGCATACAAATCTAAATAATCAAAAGTGTCATTTACCTTCAGGGTGTCTTCGAATTTCATGACATCAGTGCTGGCTTGGAACCTGATGGCACTTAGCTGCTCTGTCAGACTTTCTAGTTCACTTTTCAAACTTGTACATTCAGATGTTTTATCTGCAAGTTCGTTACTAACACTTTCAagtgatgtttttgtgtttgcATTCTCTTGACTAAAGAATTCAAGACTATCATGCAAGCCTTTAATTTCGACAGCTTTTTCGTCGATAGTTTTACTGTCTGCAACAGCAGAATCACTCCACTTCAACAATGCTTCTTTATTTTCAGTTTTTGCTGTTTCTAAAAGTTGTGTAAGCTCCAATATTTCTGCATTTAATGTatcatttttatcttttatttcatttcgCTCTTTTACCAACATTTCTGTTTTCTCCGCTAATTCATTAATTTCTTTTTCTGAATTTTCTTTCAACTCTTTTAGTTCGGACTCAAAAGTAGTTTTCTCCTTTTCTAATGCCATCATGTCTCCAtccattttttctttttcttcactGATGGAAATAAACTGGGCTTGTAACATATCAAACTGTTCTCGAAGAAAGGCCAATTTATCTTCATGTTCTTTTTGTAACGTCTCTTTGCATATTTCAAACTTGTCTTGATTTCCTGCGGTGTCTTCTTGAACTTGAATGACTTCTTCTAATGTCTCTTGGATTTCTCTCGTAGTTGCCGATTCCTTCTCCAGAGACTTCTCCATCGCTTCTAAGTTTTTTTCCAATTCATCTTTCTTTTGAATTAGGGTTTGAACTTGATCTTTAAGATTAGAAATTGATTGTTCTCTATTAGTTAAAGTCTGCACCAATTCTTGTTTTTCTGCTTCAATTGTACTCAACATTTCTGCAATGGCTTTTAGTTCATTTTGAGTTTTTGTCTCAGATTCAGTCTGATCCAGCAGCTCTTTATCCTTCTCTTGAAGATGGCATGAAAGAGTTTCCTCTTTTTTAACAAGATTATCGCAGTCATTTCTAAGAATGATATTTTCTGTTTGTAACTTTGTCAGTTCCTCTTCTTGAAGACACAACTCTTTCTTCTGAACTTCAACTGTACTTTGCAAGTTTGAAATTGCACTTTCCTGAGAATCAACCTTCTTGTTAAATTCTTGAACTTGGTCTAACAGGCGTCCAACTTCTtcagttttgttttttagaaGTTTTTCCAAGTGAGAACATTGCGATTTTTCAACAAGGATAGCATTATTACTTGCTTGTAGGTTGTCTTTAAGTGTCTTCTTTTCTAAGACAATGTTCTGCAATCGTTCTTCAATATCTTTTGGTTCTTCTCTACCATCTACTCTATCCCTATTATCATCCTCTGACATCCCATCCTCTACATTTGAATCAATCTGactgaaaattgtttttaaatttagaagTTGTTCTTTTAATTCTTTAACTTGGATTTCTGTTTGAATTACTTTGCTGGCAAGATCCTCTTTTGACGCTTTTAATTCACATCTCTCAGTCGAAAGTGTCTTCTTTTCCtgtttaacatttttcaaatcTTCAGACAAGGAACACATGGTTGTCTCCTTCATAGACAGGGAACTTTTTGTTTCCTCAAGTTTCATTTCCAATTCTTTTTTAGAGTTTTCCAGGATTTCAACCTTTTCTATTTGTCTTCGACAATTGTATTCTAAATCACTGTTTTTTGCCTTTAGATTTGATACAGAAGCAGATTCTTCTGATAACCTTTGTTCAAGAAGTTCTACTTTACGAGAAAGTTCTTCTTTTGTgccttttaaatttaaattttctgtTTCTACATCATTAACTCTTGATAAAAGTTCATGCACCTTAGTTGCAGAATCAAAATGGCTGGATACCGTCACATTCTTTTCCTCAACCATTCCTTCCATTTTTGATAAAAGTCCAATATTTTTCACTTCAAAATTTGCAAGTTTTGATTCTAAATCTGTGATGTTTTCATTCTTTTTCGATACCAACGTATTCAAAGATTCCTGATCTTGTGTCAGGCTGGTCACCTGTAATCTCAGACTACCAATAAGCACGTCCTGTTCTGCAATTTGTGACTGAAATTCAACTTCACTTTTAGAAAAATATTTCTCACGACTTTCATGCTGTTTGTTTAAACATTCGATCCTGTCACATAAATCTGTTTTAATCTGTTCTGCTTCTTTTAATCTTGTCTGAAattctaaattaatttgattcatTTGTTCACCTTTTTTCTGACATTCCATTTCTGATTTTTCTAGCTTGTACAACGTATCTTGTTTAAATCGTTCAGCGTCTTCTTGAAACCTGCTCAACCTCTCTTCAGTTTCCAAAGCGAGTTTATGCAAATCTTCATTTTCAGTTTCCATGGATAGGATTTGTTGGCGAAGCTGTCTGTTTATTTCCTCACATTCTTGAAAATCTTTATGAAGTTGGGAATAATAATCTGCCTTAGAAGAGTCCTCTGGGACACTGGTGCTCATGATCTCACTTGTAgcctaaacaaaataaaaacaaaatggtcaTGTACTCTATCATGTGTATTTTAGGTACCTTCATATTCtggttaaatataataatataattaaactaCTATCCGTTTGATGCAATGTTGCAAACCTATGAGCATGAATATATCAGTACAGTCAAAACAGGCCACCAAGAAATCCAGaataaatttaaactaaattCAAAAGCCCAGTATtctgtattcaccaatcacacttaagtgagatattacccttaaatattaagtatttcacttaactcaataaatattccCCTTCAATTGTATTCATTTAGAAGTGTTTCCCttagtgtgaatggtgaataccgccacataaacattattattttctctaatattaatatctctcatatatttatatttaggttAATTTCGATTGAGAAAACAAACCTGAGAGCTGAGACTGTTCATGCTAGTGGTCCTACTGGGTAGTTGCCACATCTGAGAGCCGTGGCTGAAAGTCTTTCTGGCAAATGTCGGCCACGCAGCATCAAGGTCATTTCCCGTTGGTGACAAATCAAATTGTACCTCATTCAGATCATAAAAGTCATTTATCAACAATGATGACAGTTTTGGATTCATGAGAAGTGATTTCGGTGAGTACCAATCactagaaatataaaaaaagtacttaaaattaatttaaaaaaacttaaatttactcaatataattattatatatacatatattgtttattttatttcttaatttcatacacatccaacagtGAGTAACTCGCCATTTACagaatggataaactatttaataatttatcgtgcttataaactaagtctcaggCTTAgtgagtggagttgaaagagtcgtgaattacaaccctggcactaggttaggattgaaccctggacttTGCGATTGGAAgccaagcatgttaaccacctaTCTACAGCTtcactatataataataataataatagtctgttcttatatagcgcatagtACAGTAGATAATGGAGGTTTATGATATAGatctttaaatattataccTTGTAACTTTTCTCTTGGATAAACATTGTTGAAGTGTGTCAGCTAGTCGTTGATGTACCAGGCAGTAACGAATAAAAGCACGCCCTCTCCCAAGAGATGTCCGAACCTGTTACAGAAATGGAGAaagttaaaatatcaaaatagcaGCCTGTATAAACAAAAGCCTACCATTGATGTAGCCACAAAAAAGTGGTGTGGTTTTTGCAAGAAATGTTAACAATCTTTGTTCAAGCCAATGAGTTGTCAAAGATAGGCCCTCAGTGAAAAAGTGGTTGAAACCTTACGGACCATACTGGTGGCTACAGCCTGCATATAGTTATCTTAATGGAAATTGTAGATAGTACCTCTGACATTGCTTTAACAAACTTGATGCCATCATTCAAGCCTTTCGTCTTGCTTAGACATTCAACATAATAATCCCAGTATTCTTTTTTGGATCCCATTAACGAATATCGAActgaaaaataataagtaaTCATCAATAAACTAAACGCAAATAATATCctcacaataaaaaaaaatgtgaagacatggtcaaagtgaataactatttatacaaaataattgtaaaaattaatttttcagggagacagtatatctttaatatttcACAAAACCACAACACAACAATGAGATAATTAACATAAAGTAATatattagtaattaataattcTGCTTTTATCATAGTTTATTATGGGCTCCGTGGAGACCATCAAAAATTGCAC from Antedon mediterranea chromosome 2, ecAntMedi1.1, whole genome shotgun sequence includes:
- the LOC140041062 gene encoding FYVE and coiled-coil domain-containing protein 1-like, which codes for MAAQDHQAPKVVQDLQSCVKELKNEFDENRYPITDDSVTLQKFCSRLEYLMQGEFKIRYSLMGSKKEYWDYYVECLSKTKGLNDGIKFVKAMSEVRTSLGRGRAFIRYCLVHQRLADTLQQCLSKRKVTSDWYSPKSLLMNPKLSSLLINDFYDLNEVQFDLSPTGNDLDAAWPTFARKTFSHGSQMWQLPSRTTSMNSLSSQATSEIMSTSVPEDSSKADYYSQLHKDFQECEEINRQLRQQILSMETENEDLHKLALETEERLSRFQEDAERFKQDTLYKLEKSEMECQKKGEQMNQINLEFQTRLKEAEQIKTDLCDRIECLNKQHESREKYFSKSEVEFQSQIAEQDVLIGSLRLQVTSLTQDQESLNTLVSKKNENITDLESKLANFEVKNIGLLSKMEGMVEEKNVTVSSHFDSATKVHELLSRVNDVETENLNLKGTKEELSRKVELLEQRLSEESASVSNLKAKNSDLEYNCRRQIEKVEILENSKKELEMKLEETKSSLSMKETTMCSLSEDLKNVKQEKKTLSTERCELKASKEDLASKVIQTEIQVKELKEQLLNLKTIFSQIDSNVEDGMSEDDNRDRVDGREEPKDIEERLQNIVLEKKTLKDNLQASNNAILVEKSQCSHLEKLLKNKTEEVGRLLDQVQEFNKKVDSQESAISNLQSTVEVQKKELCLQEEELTKLQTENIILRNDCDNLVKKEETLSCHLQEKDKELLDQTESETKTQNELKAIAEMLSTIEAEKQELVQTLTNREQSISNLKDQVQTLIQKKDELEKNLEAMEKSLEKESATTREIQETLEEVIQVQEDTAGNQDKFEICKETLQKEHEDKLAFLREQFDMLQAQFISISEEKEKMDGDMMALEKEKTTFESELKELKENSEKEINELAEKTEMLVKERNEIKDKNDTLNAEILELTQLLETAKTENKEALLKWSDSAVADSKTIDEKAVEIKGLHDSLEFFSQENANTKTSLESVSNELADKTSECTSLKSELESLTEQLSAIRFQASTDVMKFEDTLKEHKEQEEIIIRLKVKEQEQEKVVINLETDLETVRRQLEEGRLQQAEELTVANHKLVCCKEELEVTVTKSQELSRLLEQEKSTAANLRHDFEVLRDDKTDREVKLETNITQLTTDNRDLKKRLIKLLREKDTLWQRTEKLDYMLKQKASERWLEDKDVLNCMQCDAEFGLTVRRHHCRLCGRIFCSKCSNHFVMSSSSNKKVRVCELCFIKHEHNKETDGPRSNSISLLVQSDDDDDGEDNTKTYSEQEVYQDNLARSNYSPQNQEQSPTESEIGGSLLTSDQHIQNVPNSPLLQRSPAGTPTKAEGDEFSIISEDEISVIRVIEDDDETQTRTVNEESLVMWDTKTVANIEENSDEFIELDIDAGVGHGIPIMVDEPGVSILWEFKSSPKSVAFAVLFQGMSEGAAIEELIPLCRCNSHREAIQGELTTKQAGTYTLVFDNSFSRFTGKIVKYRLQVKTNEATY